AGCCCCACGATGCCGATAGCAGATGCTCTCATGATCCTCCTCCCGAAGACGCCCAGGCAGAGGATACGCCTTCTCGCGTCTAGCGGTACAGTTCCTTTACCCGGCCCCAATCGGACTTCTCGGAGGCGATGCCGCAGCGCATTGCTCCAGACGGGTTGAACACCGCCCGGTCGGGCGCTACGCACACCGTCGTGAATACCGGGTTATTACAGAGCGTAACCAGAGGGCAAGGGAAGGTGGGGTTTCCTGGCGGCGACTTGGCGGCGATCTCGATGAAGGCGTCCCTGCCGCCGCTCACATTCGTCACCTGCAGGCGCCAGATCGGGATTGGTATGCGGCTCTCACAACCGTCCATTTTGACCACGTTCAACCCCGACCCCACGGCCGAGTTGCCCAAATTCATGCTGGGCTCGGACAGCAGTCTCTGCTCGTTGGAGAAGCTGTAGCCGGGAGCCCCGCTGGCATCGATGCTGAACTCGACGCCGCTGATCCCGCCCCGCGTGTCGCCTTCGGGCAAGAGCAGGACGTAGAGCGTCCGCGACTGCCCCATGCCGAATGTTTGCGAGCACTCGTTGGCGCGGTCGTCGAAGTAGATGCCGAGAACGCCGTTGAGCTGGGCCTGCGCCGCCGGCGCGAAAGTCGTGGCGACGCCGAGGCCGGCGAGGAGGCAAGCCGCAATCGGGCGACGGAATCGGTGCATCGATGGGGTCCCTCCGGGGGCGGCCATTTGCAGGCAGGGCAGAGATGGGCCGCCAGGGGTCGTTCGTTTCGAAGGCAGAAAATGATACCACGCCGCCACCGGGCCCGGGAAGACGGCCCCAGGCGCGCGTCCACAGCCGTCCGCGGCACGATGCCCACGGCTGCATGCGGCGCTCATGGCACGGCCGTCCGCCACCGGATGCTCAAGGGGTCTCGGCGGAGTACTCCAGCAGGATGGCAGTGGCGTCGTCTTCCAGCGCCCGGCCCTGGGAGAACTCCTCCACGCCATGCACGAGGGCCGCGAGGGCGGCATCGGGCGGCGTGGTCAGGCTCGCCGCGAAGACGCGCCGCAAGCGCTCGTCGCCGAACTCGGCACCTCCGACGCTACGCGCTTCGGTGATGCCGTCGGTGTGGAAGAGCAACCGGCGGCGGCTTCCCAGAGGGAAACTGCGCACCTCGAAATCGACGCCCGGGAGGATGCCGAGGGGCGGACCGGTGGATTCCCAGGCCCGGCCCTCGTCGTCCAGGATGCTCGGATGCCCGGCGCTCACGTAGCGCACCTCGCGGCTGGCGAGATCCAGCACCGCGAGCACCGCGGTGGTGAACTGGTTGCGCGCCAGCGGCAGGAGGCGCTCGTTCACCCGGCGGAAGAGCCGGCGCAGGTCGCGCCAGTCTTCCTGCACGGCGCGCATCTCCGCCTTGAGCATTCCGGTGTACAGCGCCGCCATCACGCCGTGACCGGCGACATCGGCGAGGACGACACCGATCGCCGTCGAGCCGAGGGTGAAGAAATCGTAGAAGTCGCCGCCCAGGCGCTCCGAAGGCCGGTACCACACGTCGCCGCGCAAGCCCGGCAGCCGCGGGAACCATCCCGGCAGCAGCAGGCGCTGGAAGGCGCGGGCCCGCTCCAAGTCTTCTTCCAAGGTGCGGGTGTAGGCACGGTTCTCGCGCTCCAACCGCTGGCGTTCCAAGCAACGCTCCACCAGGGTCTCCAGCACCGGCTTCTCGAAAGGCTTGCGGATGAAATAGAAGGCCCGCTCGCGCAGCGACTCCACCAGCTTCTCGTCGGGATTGGACACCGATCCGGTCATGATGATGACCTCGGTGTCGGGGTGCCGCGACTTGATGCTCTTCAGCACCTCGAAGCCCGTCATGCCGGGCATGCGCACGTCGACGATGGCGAGGTCCTGCGGCTTGGTCTCGAGGATCTCCAACGCCTGCGCCCCCGACGAAGCGAGGGTGACGCGATGGCGGCGCTCCAGAATGCGTTGCGCCGCCCTCTGGATCCCCGGCTCGTCGTCCACGATGAGGATGCGCGCCGTCTCCGCCGGGCGGGCCTCGGCGAGAACCGGCGCCGGACGCTCCGGGCTCACGGCGTCCCCCCGGTCGGGGAGGCTTCCTGCGCCTTGGGGCCGCTCCCGGCAGGGGCGCCCGCCCGCGCGCCGGACTGGAACACCGGGAACTCGAGCTGCACCGCGGTGCCGTGACCGACCCGGCTCTGCAGCGACATCTTGCCGTTGTGCTCCCAGACGATGCTGCGCACCACCGACAGCCCGAGCCCGGTGCCGTGCCCCTTGCTGGTGTAGAAGGGTTCCTGCACGCGGGCCAGGAGCTCTTCCGGGATGCCGCTGCCGGTGTCCTCGATCACCACCGAGACCCGTTCGCCG
This region of Candidatus Krumholzibacteriia bacterium genomic DNA includes:
- a CDS encoding SpoIIE family protein phosphatase, yielding MSPERPAPVLAEARPAETARILIVDDEPGIQRAAQRILERRHRVTLASSGAQALEILETKPQDLAIVDVRMPGMTGFEVLKSIKSRHPDTEVIIMTGSVSNPDEKLVESLRERAFYFIRKPFEKPVLETLVERCLERQRLERENRAYTRTLEEDLERARAFQRLLLPGWFPRLPGLRGDVWYRPSERLGGDFYDFFTLGSTAIGVVLADVAGHGVMAALYTGMLKAEMRAVQEDWRDLRRLFRRVNERLLPLARNQFTTAVLAVLDLASREVRYVSAGHPSILDDEGRAWESTGPPLGILPGVDFEVRSFPLGSRRRLLFHTDGITEARSVGGAEFGDERLRRVFAASLTTPPDAALAALVHGVEEFSQGRALEDDATAILLEYSAETP